A single genomic interval of Acidobacteriota bacterium harbors:
- a CDS encoding DUF2202 domain-containing protein — protein sequence MTINRSYTFTALAILVIASFIIAPPADAQQRRRATVQVGPECTGGLQALFDEIEAGFLSTDDEVDILFLRQEEKLARDVYLTLADRWQLPIFANIARAEQKHMDLVLKLIETYGLVDSITDDTVGAFSDGFLAQLYIDLVATGEVSLVDALAIGVEIEDMDLADLYQMIENTENDHVKLVAHNLAKGSRNHLRAFMRALEAQGGTYTPDEYLDQETFDGILEADMERRMFYDSDGEPVPACGGSVGGFGMRRGGQGYGSGDGSNGNGDGSGECTGDGSGECDGTGPNGGSNGNSNGSGSGSGECDGTGPNGGGNGGGNGGGNGGGNGGGN from the coding sequence ATGACAATCAATCGTTCATACACGTTCACGGCGCTCGCCATCCTGGTGATTGCGAGCTTCATCATCGCCCCGCCGGCCGATGCCCAGCAGCGCCGTCGGGCAACGGTCCAGGTTGGACCCGAGTGCACGGGCGGGCTCCAGGCCCTCTTCGACGAAATCGAGGCGGGCTTTCTGTCCACCGATGATGAGGTCGATATTCTATTCCTTCGCCAGGAGGAGAAGCTCGCTCGCGACGTCTACCTGACACTGGCCGATCGGTGGCAGCTGCCGATCTTCGCCAACATCGCTCGCGCCGAGCAGAAGCACATGGACCTCGTGCTCAAGCTGATCGAGACCTACGGGCTCGTCGATTCCATCACCGACGACACCGTCGGAGCCTTCAGCGACGGCTTCCTGGCACAGCTGTACATCGACCTCGTGGCCACCGGTGAGGTCTCACTCGTCGATGCGTTGGCCATCGGAGTCGAGATCGAGGACATGGATCTCGCCGATCTCTACCAAATGATCGAGAACACCGAAAACGACCATGTCAAGCTGGTCGCCCACAACCTCGCCAAGGGCTCGCGCAACCATCTCCGGGCCTTCATGCGCGCCCTCGAGGCTCAGGGCGGAACCTACACGCCTGACGAGTATCTGGACCAGGAAACCTTCGACGGGATTCTCGAGGCCGACATGGAGCGGCGGATGTTCTACGACTCGGACGGTGAACCTGTCCCGGCCTGCGGCGGATCGGTCGGCGGGTTCGGCATGCGACGCGGCGGACAAGGCTACGGCTCCGGTGACGGTTCGAACGGGAACGGCGATGGAAGTGGAGAGTGCACCGGTGACGGCTCGGGTGAGTGCGACGGCACCGGCCCGAACGGTGGTAGCAATGGCAACTCGAACGGGTCCGGCAGCGGCTCTGGCGAGTGTGACGGCACCGGTCCGAACGGTGGTGGCAACGGTGGCGGCAACGGTGGCGGCAACGGTGGCGGCAACGGTGGCGGCAATTGA
- a CDS encoding glucose-1-phosphate adenylyltransferase, protein MSALDECNLDVTVLILGGGRGTRLAPLTLQRSKPAVPVAGKYRLIDIPISNAINSGMERMYVLTQFNSVSLHRHIGRTYRFDAFSRGYVQILAAQQTPTVQTWFQGTADAVRQNLRIFAQLPGEHVLILAGDHMYRMDYRQLLHDHIENDADITIAVKPCSSEEIAGFGAVRVDDSGRIVEFREKPSTDRERAGMEVSPRLLEAKGVSSDLPYLASMGIYIFRKEALIESLDNTLVDFGGDIIPAEVSNRRVQAHFFKGYWRDIGTIGAFFEAHMDLVQETPQFTFHDQAWPIYTRPRYLPGARLHRCRFDRALLSDGSSVKDSELENAIVGLRGSIRKSVVRNALIMGIDSHYPDPRPGEPTPGIGEGCEICNAIIDKNARIGSNVRICNEAGVEEVEGDGWAIRDGIVVVAKNAVVPDGTVI, encoded by the coding sequence ATGAGCGCGCTCGACGAGTGCAACTTGGATGTGACGGTTCTGATCCTCGGTGGTGGGCGTGGCACTCGCCTGGCTCCGCTGACGTTGCAGCGCAGCAAGCCGGCGGTTCCGGTGGCCGGAAAATACCGTTTGATCGACATTCCGATCTCGAACGCCATCAACTCGGGCATGGAGCGCATGTACGTATTGACCCAGTTCAACTCCGTGTCCCTGCACCGTCATATCGGCCGCACCTATCGCTTCGACGCCTTCTCGCGCGGCTACGTGCAGATCCTCGCCGCCCAGCAGACTCCGACAGTCCAGACCTGGTTCCAGGGCACCGCAGACGCGGTGAGGCAGAATCTCCGCATCTTCGCCCAGCTCCCCGGTGAACACGTGCTGATCCTCGCCGGCGACCACATGTATCGCATGGACTATCGCCAACTCCTGCACGATCACATCGAGAACGACGCCGACATCACCATCGCGGTCAAACCCTGCTCGAGCGAGGAGATCGCCGGCTTCGGTGCGGTGAGGGTGGACGACAGCGGACGAATCGTCGAGTTTCGCGAAAAGCCCTCGACCGACCGGGAACGGGCAGGTATGGAGGTGTCGCCGCGCCTCCTCGAGGCGAAGGGCGTTTCCTCGGATCTGCCGTACCTGGCGTCGATGGGGATCTACATCTTTCGCAAGGAAGCGCTCATCGAATCGCTCGACAACACGCTGGTGGATTTCGGAGGCGACATCATTCCCGCCGAGGTCTCGAATCGACGGGTGCAGGCTCATTTCTTCAAGGGCTATTGGCGGGACATCGGGACCATCGGTGCTTTCTTCGAGGCCCACATGGACCTGGTACAGGAGACGCCGCAGTTCACCTTTCACGATCAGGCGTGGCCGATCTACACGCGGCCCCGCTACCTCCCGGGGGCTCGCCTCCACAGGTGCAGGTTCGATCGTGCGCTCCTCTCTGACGGGTCGAGTGTGAAGGACTCCGAGCTCGAGAACGCCATCGTCGGCCTTCGAGGATCGATCCGGAAGTCCGTCGTTCGAAACGCTCTGATCATGGGGATCGACTCCCACTATCCGGACCCCAGGCCGGGGGAGCCGACGCCAGGCATCGGCGAAGGCTGCGAGATCTGCAACGCCATCATCGACAAGAACGCCCGGATCGGAAGCAACGTCCGTATCTGTAATGAGGCGGGGGTCGAAGAGGTCGAGGGCGATGGCTGGGCGATTCGCGACGGGATCGTCGTTGTGGCCAAGAATGCAGTTGTTCCGGACGGGACGGTGATCTGA
- a CDS encoding CHASE2 domain-containing protein gives MSENRSRARPVNGVRSAVLAATAVILTGIAWGLGWLPPMERATGDLLLRISTRGLDADPTVVAILIDDLAVERYGPLPWPRDRYANLVAVAAAAGARGFAIDVLLSEPTSPESDIALARALRKTPAVLAAAFDHQGRWLLPMDIFGGSGAAAHAYGEVGPDGVVRTVAATKQGNGLSLPALSLAAARLLRPELAIEPGSILRPEFRPAPQHIPALGTVDVLDKNFDPRDLDGRLVFVGVSATGAGDQFVVPTGPRHQPVPGVLSHASAAASILQNRLLRVPGWGWSLAAALLLSFGVQLTRDHRGEFDLGVFVVLVAGMVLIAMLAVRYSLLLLPTISMLTVVVLSALLRETVESRAARRESGRLLEAVLEHVGGSTSPVPRTAAGRLDALRQVQRRVLEDDARRQALLEGMDEGVVLWDLNGEVVLANPAAGRLWNGPLDIGQISPKQETSSPLVVERSSRQIAVTLTDLGQGHLAILRDITAERTLEQKRREMQRLVSHELKTPLASIAGFGENLERYELDGEEQRRVASLIRGEAQRLQEMVTVFLDLERLGGGHWDGATETVDLGRLVASRLDVLEAAATSYEVGIARSLADGCWVRAVPALLDRVVDNLVGNAIKYTEAGDVIEIDLTRTGDSIRLSVRDRGPGIPKDGMTRLFERFYRVPGVKGTGAGLGLALVREVVDWHGGCIKIDSEIGAGSTFTVTLPAMREV, from the coding sequence ATGAGTGAAAACCGATCTCGCGCTCGGCCGGTGAACGGCGTTCGTTCCGCGGTTCTCGCGGCAACCGCCGTGATCCTGACCGGGATCGCCTGGGGCCTCGGCTGGTTGCCGCCCATGGAACGCGCAACCGGGGACCTTCTCCTGCGAATCTCCACCCGCGGCCTCGACGCAGATCCCACCGTCGTGGCGATACTGATCGATGACCTCGCAGTCGAACGCTACGGCCCCTTGCCGTGGCCCCGCGACCGGTATGCAAATCTCGTAGCGGTCGCGGCCGCCGCCGGGGCTCGGGGATTCGCGATCGACGTCCTCTTGTCGGAACCGACCAGCCCTGAGAGCGACATTGCCCTCGCTCGCGCTCTCAGGAAGACGCCGGCCGTCCTCGCAGCCGCCTTCGATCACCAAGGTCGATGGTTGCTCCCGATGGATATCTTTGGAGGCTCGGGAGCCGCGGCTCATGCGTACGGGGAGGTCGGTCCGGACGGGGTGGTGCGCACCGTCGCCGCAACCAAACAGGGAAACGGCCTCTCCCTCCCCGCCCTCTCACTCGCGGCCGCTCGGCTCCTGAGGCCGGAGCTGGCGATCGAGCCCGGCTCGATTCTGCGCCCGGAATTCCGGCCCGCGCCCCAGCACATCCCGGCGCTCGGCACGGTCGACGTACTCGACAAGAATTTTGACCCGCGGGACCTTGACGGCAGATTGGTATTCGTCGGTGTCTCGGCAACGGGCGCAGGCGATCAGTTCGTCGTTCCCACTGGCCCGCGCCACCAACCGGTGCCAGGCGTTCTGTCTCACGCCTCGGCGGCGGCTTCCATCCTCCAGAACCGACTTCTCCGGGTCCCCGGGTGGGGCTGGTCTCTGGCCGCTGCACTGCTGCTTTCATTCGGCGTGCAGCTCACCCGTGACCATCGCGGCGAGTTCGATCTCGGAGTCTTCGTAGTTCTCGTCGCCGGTATGGTTCTGATCGCGATGCTGGCCGTCCGCTACAGTCTGCTACTTCTTCCGACAATCTCGATGCTGACAGTGGTCGTCCTGTCAGCCCTCCTCCGAGAAACCGTCGAGTCACGGGCAGCGCGGAGGGAGAGCGGTCGTCTGCTGGAGGCTGTGCTGGAGCACGTTGGAGGCTCGACTTCGCCCGTTCCGAGAACCGCTGCGGGCCGCCTCGATGCCCTCCGACAAGTCCAGAGGCGGGTCCTCGAAGACGACGCCCGCCGCCAGGCCCTGCTCGAGGGAATGGACGAAGGGGTCGTCCTCTGGGATTTGAATGGCGAGGTCGTCCTCGCCAACCCGGCAGCGGGCCGCTTGTGGAACGGGCCGCTCGACATCGGCCAGATCTCACCGAAACAGGAGACCAGCAGTCCCCTGGTCGTCGAGCGCAGCTCACGCCAGATCGCGGTCACGCTGACCGACCTCGGCCAAGGCCATCTCGCCATCCTGCGCGACATCACTGCCGAGCGCACCCTGGAGCAGAAACGCAGAGAGATGCAGAGGCTGGTGTCGCACGAGCTGAAGACTCCGCTGGCGTCGATTGCCGGTTTCGGTGAGAACCTCGAGCGATACGAACTCGACGGTGAGGAACAGCGTCGCGTCGCCTCCTTGATCCGCGGGGAAGCCCAGCGGCTTCAAGAGATGGTCACGGTGTTCCTCGACCTCGAACGGCTGGGAGGAGGTCACTGGGACGGCGCCACGGAGACCGTCGATCTCGGCCGTCTGGTGGCTTCACGGCTCGATGTGCTCGAGGCCGCCGCCACCTCGTACGAGGTTGGCATCGCCCGTTCGCTCGCCGACGGCTGCTGGGTTCGCGCGGTCCCCGCGCTCCTCGACCGGGTGGTCGACAACCTCGTCGGTAACGCGATCAAGTACACGGAAGCAGGAGACGTCATCGAAATCGATCTCACCCGAACCGGTGACAGCATCCGTCTCAGTGTTCGCGACCGTGGGCCAGGCATCCCCAAAGACGGAATGACACGCCTCTTCGAACGTTTCTACCGGGTACCGGGGGTCAAGGGCACCGGTGCAGGCCTCGGGCTGGCGCTGGTCAGAGAGGTGGTTGATTGGCACGGAGGATGCATAAAAATCGACAGTGAGATTGGAGCCGGCAGCACCTTCACGGTCACTTTGCCGGCGATGCGGGAGGTTTGA
- a CDS encoding sigma-54 dependent transcriptional regulator, translating to MAARILVVDDDTAMREMMSLALRKEGHDLRVASSADEARQAIDESTFDVIVTDIYLGDGTGLEVLEHCREACPEARVILVTAHGTVETAASARQLGVYDYLAKPFDVATLVDRVATALELGSDDGTQIELGPESLIIGNDPAIVEVYNAVARVAPLPMPVLVRGETGTGKELIARALHRFGANPAGAFVPLNCGAIPETLLESELFGHRKGSFTGADRDRRGAIEAARDGTLFLDEVGELPPALQVKLLRFLQSGEVRAVGAEDAVQVPVRVIAATHRDLRAEAEAGTFREDFFYRLAAYEIVLPPLRERRSDIPLLVEHFRRRNQKDVDSMELQSPSPEVLELLVNHGWPGNVRELEHIVRRTIVDSGGLSDARSVRALLRSDEDQTENRITPPGIGDDLTLRELEKLHIEAVLERCEGNRTRAAEILGIERKSLYRKADRLGIALDPQEVDP from the coding sequence GTGGCCGCCAGAATTCTCGTCGTCGACGACGACACCGCGATGCGCGAGATGATGTCGCTGGCTCTCCGCAAGGAGGGCCACGATCTCCGAGTGGCTTCGTCGGCCGACGAGGCGCGACAGGCGATCGACGAGTCCACATTCGACGTCATCGTCACTGACATCTATCTCGGTGACGGCACCGGGCTCGAGGTGCTCGAGCATTGCCGCGAGGCGTGTCCCGAAGCCAGGGTTATCCTCGTGACTGCGCACGGAACCGTCGAGACGGCCGCCTCAGCCCGGCAGCTCGGTGTCTACGACTATCTCGCCAAGCCGTTCGATGTCGCCACCCTGGTGGACCGGGTCGCGACGGCGCTGGAGCTGGGGTCGGACGACGGCACCCAGATCGAGCTCGGACCCGAATCTCTGATCATCGGAAACGACCCGGCGATCGTCGAGGTCTACAACGCCGTCGCGCGAGTGGCGCCACTGCCAATGCCGGTGCTGGTGCGTGGTGAGACCGGCACCGGCAAGGAGCTGATCGCGCGAGCCCTGCATCGATTCGGCGCCAATCCGGCGGGAGCATTTGTTCCCCTGAACTGTGGTGCGATCCCGGAGACCCTGCTCGAGAGTGAGCTCTTCGGACATCGCAAGGGCTCATTCACCGGCGCTGACCGCGATCGCCGCGGTGCGATCGAGGCTGCCCGCGACGGCACCCTCTTTCTCGACGAGGTCGGCGAGCTGCCACCGGCGTTGCAGGTCAAGCTGTTGCGGTTTTTGCAGTCCGGAGAGGTGCGAGCGGTGGGCGCGGAGGACGCCGTACAGGTACCGGTCCGGGTGATTGCCGCGACTCACCGCGACCTCCGCGCGGAGGCCGAAGCTGGCACGTTCCGCGAAGATTTCTTCTATCGTCTCGCCGCCTACGAGATCGTGCTACCGCCGCTGCGAGAGCGGCGTTCCGACATCCCCCTGCTGGTCGAGCACTTTCGCCGCCGCAATCAGAAAGATGTTGATTCCATGGAACTTCAGTCTCCCAGTCCCGAAGTGCTGGAACTGCTGGTGAATCACGGGTGGCCCGGCAACGTCCGCGAGCTCGAGCACATCGTTCGGCGAACCATCGTCGACAGCGGTGGCCTGAGCGATGCGCGGAGCGTTCGGGCGCTACTCAGATCGGATGAGGACCAGACGGAAAACCGCATCACCCCTCCCGGGATTGGCGACGACCTCACCCTCAGGGAGCTCGAAAAGCTCCACATCGAGGCGGTGCTGGAGCGCTGTGAGGGGAACCGCACCCGGGCGGCGGAAATCCTCGGAATCGAACGAAAGTCCCTGTACCGCAAGGCCGATCGTCTCGGCATTGCGCTTGACCCTCAGGAGGTCGACCCATGA
- a CDS encoding FecR family protein, which yields MKWPITLVVVSLAALAATVASESPAVLDYEVVSVKRSLLLKTEDGERALQVGDHARSGDTLRTGSRSHAELAVSDYVARFAISAKTSFRLSHDTPGVLIEVDRGSLRAIFGKLPDGDTRERLVATPSAILAVRGTEYGVDVAKNGETSIFVFEGTVEAWERGGAGERVRLQAGETSRIRKGRAPSTPKAHGIGSNDWDRGRRSTPSMGGPQQSPGMGSAGSGSGSSGARSSSSRGGSKRHGG from the coding sequence ATGAAGTGGCCCATCACATTGGTTGTTGTCTCGCTGGCTGCGCTGGCGGCCACCGTCGCGTCCGAATCCCCGGCGGTGCTGGATTACGAGGTCGTTTCGGTCAAGCGCAGTCTGCTGCTGAAAACCGAAGACGGAGAACGGGCGCTGCAGGTCGGCGACCACGCCAGGTCGGGGGACACTCTCCGAACCGGTTCGAGATCACACGCAGAGCTCGCTGTCTCCGATTATGTGGCCAGATTCGCGATCTCGGCCAAAACCAGCTTTCGCCTCTCTCATGACACGCCGGGAGTTCTCATCGAAGTGGATCGGGGCAGCCTGCGCGCTATCTTCGGAAAGCTCCCGGACGGCGACACCAGGGAACGCCTGGTAGCGACACCCTCCGCGATCCTCGCGGTTCGGGGCACGGAGTACGGCGTCGACGTGGCGAAAAACGGTGAAACCTCGATCTTCGTCTTCGAGGGAACCGTCGAGGCCTGGGAGAGGGGTGGTGCCGGCGAAAGGGTCCGGCTGCAGGCGGGCGAGACTTCGAGAATTCGCAAGGGCCGTGCTCCTTCGACTCCGAAGGCGCACGGAATCGGGTCCAACGATTGGGACCGGGGCCGACGGTCGACACCGTCCATGGGAGGTCCTCAGCAGTCCCCTGGGATGGGCAGCGCCGGATCCGGTTCGGGAAGCTCGGGCGCACGCTCTTCGTCGTCTCGCGGTGGGTCGAAACGACACGGCGGGTGA
- a CDS encoding MFS transporter, whose translation MKEHRAKIGIVFLIVFIDLVGFGIVIPILPLYAEEYGPSPAVFGLLMASFSIMQFIAAPILGRLSDRVGRRPVLLVSLFGSAVGYVLFGIAGSLGMLFASRIIDGISGGNISTALAVIADITGPEERAKGMGIIGAAFGLGFILGPALGALLVTVAPWLPGIGAAVTSMTAFVLVLTRLPETLDKDARRKARRNPLSLGSLTDALSHPLVGLCLLMVFCTIFAFANFETTFAQFAKLRFGYATSTIAWLFVYAGVLGAIVQGGLVGRLAKRFGEVRLIVAGALLSCLALGFIPNTTERGPLLMALAVLALGQGIAHPSLSAFTSKLVDPDEVGGVMGVYQGVSSLARIIGPFWGEVVYGALGFAWPFRTGSIFMLMACVVATVALIRVRRLSSSES comes from the coding sequence TTGAAAGAGCATCGTGCAAAGATCGGCATCGTCTTCCTGATCGTCTTCATCGATCTGGTGGGTTTCGGCATCGTGATTCCGATATTGCCGCTGTATGCGGAGGAATACGGGCCGTCGCCGGCCGTCTTCGGGCTGTTGATGGCCTCGTTCTCGATCATGCAGTTTATTGCGGCGCCCATTCTCGGTCGTCTCTCGGACCGGGTGGGGCGGAGACCGGTCTTGCTGGTATCGCTGTTCGGCTCGGCGGTGGGTTACGTGCTCTTCGGCATCGCAGGATCTCTCGGCATGCTCTTCGCTTCTCGTATCATCGACGGGATCTCAGGCGGCAACATTTCGACCGCGCTGGCGGTGATCGCGGACATCACGGGACCCGAGGAGCGGGCGAAGGGCATGGGGATCATTGGCGCGGCCTTCGGCCTCGGCTTCATTCTCGGCCCGGCTCTCGGTGCCCTGCTGGTGACGGTTGCACCGTGGCTCCCCGGCATCGGTGCGGCCGTGACGTCGATGACCGCTTTCGTTCTCGTCCTGACCCGTCTTCCGGAAACCCTCGACAAGGACGCCAGACGGAAGGCACGGCGAAATCCACTCAGCCTCGGCAGCCTCACTGATGCCCTGTCCCATCCTCTCGTCGGCCTCTGCCTGCTGATGGTCTTCTGCACCATCTTTGCTTTCGCGAATTTCGAAACTACCTTCGCCCAGTTCGCGAAGCTTCGTTTCGGCTATGCGACCTCGACCATCGCGTGGCTCTTCGTCTACGCCGGGGTGCTGGGAGCGATCGTGCAGGGAGGACTGGTCGGTCGGTTGGCGAAAAGGTTCGGCGAGGTCCGGTTGATCGTTGCCGGCGCCCTTCTCAGTTGTTTGGCGCTGGGCTTCATACCCAATACAACGGAGCGCGGGCCGTTGTTGATGGCTCTTGCGGTGCTCGCCCTCGGTCAGGGCATCGCCCACCCGTCGCTCTCAGCCTTCACCTCGAAGCTCGTCGATCCGGACGAGGTCGGTGGAGTGATGGGCGTTTATCAGGGCGTGTCGAGCCTCGCCCGAATCATCGGTCCCTTCTGGGGCGAGGTTGTCTACGGTGCGCTCGGTTTTGCCTGGCCGTTCCGCACGGGTTCGATCTTCATGCTAATGGCGTGTGTGGTGGCCACGGTGGCCCTGATTCGGGTGCGTCGTTTGTCCAGCTCAGAATCGTAG
- a CDS encoding TrkH family potassium uptake protein has protein sequence MNRRFVTYLLGWLLLLDCAFLCLPLLASLFYRESLEPWVAAIAIGGIIGLLLVRVRPPIDRHIRPRDGFLVVSGAWIAVSLVGSVPYLVTGSLGPVDAFFESVSGFTTTGSTVITDTTLIPRALLLWRAMSQWLGGMGIILFTIAILPLLGIGGMQLFKAEVPGPVADKVKPRLATTARTLWLVYVGFTGAECVALRLAGLSWFDALCHSFTTLATGGFSTKNTSVGEFGSATVEWIVIFFMLLAGINFVLHFKFLTGRVVEVWRDSELRYFLGVIAVSTLVLFVTVHEDGNRLGDSLRHAAFQTVSILTTTGYCTTDFETWTTLPLLVLLCLMVLGGMSGSTGGGIKSLRALLALTSLRTTLLRLIHPHAVRPVKYGGVVVRESVLSGIWAFLTAYLMIALVGTAVVAASGYDLLTAISAGLTSIGNVGPGLGEIGAYDNFAHFPGQVKVVLAACMLFGRLEVFTLLALFSREFWRR, from the coding sequence ATGAACCGCCGCTTCGTCACCTACCTGCTCGGTTGGCTGCTGCTGCTCGACTGCGCCTTCCTCTGCCTTCCGCTTCTGGCGAGCCTCTTCTATCGCGAGTCTCTCGAGCCGTGGGTAGCGGCGATTGCGATCGGCGGCATTATCGGCCTCCTGTTGGTGCGCGTCCGTCCACCGATCGACCGGCACATCCGTCCCAGGGACGGTTTCCTGGTGGTCTCCGGGGCCTGGATCGCGGTCTCACTGGTAGGTTCGGTGCCCTATCTCGTGACCGGCAGCCTGGGACCGGTGGACGCGTTCTTCGAGTCGGTGTCGGGATTCACGACGACCGGTTCGACCGTGATCACGGATACTACCCTGATTCCGCGAGCGCTGCTCTTGTGGCGCGCGATGAGCCAATGGCTGGGCGGCATGGGGATCATTCTATTCACCATCGCTATTCTGCCCCTGCTCGGCATCGGAGGCATGCAGCTTTTCAAGGCCGAAGTGCCGGGCCCGGTGGCGGACAAGGTCAAGCCGCGTCTTGCGACGACGGCCCGCACCTTGTGGCTGGTCTACGTGGGGTTCACCGGCGCGGAGTGCGTGGCGCTTCGTCTGGCAGGTCTGAGCTGGTTCGATGCACTGTGCCACTCGTTCACGACGCTCGCGACCGGAGGTTTCTCCACCAAGAACACGTCGGTCGGGGAGTTTGGTTCGGCCACCGTCGAGTGGATCGTGATCTTCTTCATGCTGTTGGCCGGCATCAACTTCGTGCTCCATTTCAAGTTCCTGACGGGCCGCGTTGTCGAGGTGTGGCGGGATAGCGAATTGCGCTACTTCCTCGGCGTGATTGCGGTTTCAACCCTGGTGCTCTTCGTGACGGTACATGAGGATGGAAATCGGCTCGGAGACAGCCTCCGCCACGCAGCGTTTCAAACCGTCAGCATTCTGACCACCACCGGGTACTGCACCACGGACTTCGAAACATGGACAACCTTGCCGTTATTGGTACTGCTGTGCCTGATGGTTCTCGGCGGCATGTCGGGCTCGACCGGCGGCGGCATCAAGAGCCTGCGCGCTCTTCTCGCACTGACCTCGCTGCGCACGACCCTCCTGCGGCTCATCCATCCGCACGCGGTGCGGCCCGTCAAGTACGGCGGGGTCGTGGTGCGAGAGTCGGTGTTGTCAGGAATCTGGGCGTTTCTCACTGCCTACCTGATGATAGCCCTGGTTGGCACAGCTGTGGTCGCGGCCAGCGGCTACGATTTGCTGACGGCGATATCGGCCGGACTCACTTCGATCGGCAACGTTGGTCCGGGTTTGGGAGAGATCGGGGCTTATGACAACTTCGCCCATTTCCCTGGGCAGGTGAAGGTGGTGCTGGCCGCCTGCATGCTCTTCGGACGCCTCGAGGTCTTCACCCTGCTCGCGCTCTTCTCGCGCGAATTCTGGCGTCGCTGA
- the trkA gene encoding Trk system potassium transporter TrkA produces the protein MKAVVVGGGLVGSTLAEKLSRDGHDVVVVEQDQELIADLNEKLDVQTINGNGATIPVLMNAGIESADLLLATTDSDEANMVVALVGSVIFKVPRVAARLRDPGHEEGFRRIAREPGEERVAINPDQASVEKILSLLPVPGAVDVVSFSEGKLLVAGFHIKPDSEFSGLLLSHLRLLFPATPMLVVAIRRDGRWRVPYGDDEIRAGDLVYFALDPSELDNVLVLLGQPKGAEKRVMIAGATRIGIALAKRLEGDGVPVTLIDDRRPACDRAAAELSDTLVVHGSPTDRELLREEGADRVAGFVACTDSHEENVVACLLAGKMGAAHTFALVDNSALSGLVGDLGIDAIISPRLLSVSHALQFARKGRIKAVAALLEDSVEVFELEAVAGSRLVSSPLSELGLPRGILIVAVQHGDDIFIPGGDHRIEPGDHVIVAAETDMASSLDRVVVA, from the coding sequence ATGAAAGCGGTTGTCGTCGGGGGGGGGCTCGTCGGATCGACTCTGGCGGAGAAGTTGTCGCGTGACGGCCATGACGTTGTGGTTGTCGAGCAGGACCAGGAGTTGATCGCCGATCTCAACGAAAAACTGGACGTCCAGACGATCAACGGCAACGGTGCGACGATCCCGGTTCTCATGAACGCGGGAATCGAAAGTGCGGATCTCCTGCTGGCGACAACCGATTCGGATGAAGCCAACATGGTGGTCGCGTTGGTCGGCTCGGTGATCTTCAAGGTGCCCAGGGTGGCCGCGAGGCTGCGGGATCCCGGGCACGAGGAGGGCTTTCGTCGCATCGCCCGCGAACCGGGCGAGGAGAGGGTCGCCATCAATCCGGACCAGGCGTCGGTGGAGAAGATCCTCTCCTTGCTGCCGGTACCGGGTGCGGTCGACGTCGTTTCGTTCTCCGAAGGAAAGCTGCTGGTAGCCGGTTTCCATATCAAGCCGGACAGCGAGTTCTCGGGTCTGCTTCTGTCGCACCTCAGACTCCTGTTCCCTGCGACGCCGATGTTGGTGGTCGCAATCCGCCGCGATGGTCGGTGGCGGGTGCCCTATGGGGACGACGAGATCCGGGCGGGGGACCTGGTCTATTTCGCGTTGGATCCATCCGAGCTGGACAACGTGCTGGTGCTGCTCGGCCAACCGAAGGGTGCGGAAAAACGGGTGATGATTGCCGGTGCCACGCGGATTGGAATTGCCCTCGCCAAACGGCTGGAAGGAGACGGGGTTCCTGTGACGCTGATCGACGATCGTCGTCCCGCCTGCGACCGGGCGGCGGCGGAGCTCTCCGATACTCTGGTGGTTCACGGCAGCCCTACAGACCGCGAGCTTCTACGCGAGGAAGGCGCGGATCGGGTCGCTGGTTTCGTCGCGTGCACGGACAGCCATGAAGAAAACGTGGTGGCCTGTCTGTTGGCCGGAAAGATGGGCGCCGCCCACACCTTCGCACTGGTCGACAATTCGGCCCTGTCCGGACTGGTGGGTGACCTCGGCATCGATGCAATCATCTCGCCTCGGCTGTTGTCGGTGAGCCACGCCCTCCAGTTTGCGCGCAAAGGCCGGATCAAGGCGGTGGCCGCGTTGCTCGAGGACTCGGTGGAGGTTTTCGAGCTCGAGGCCGTCGCGGGGAGTCGCCTGGTATCTTCGCCGCTGTCCGAGCTCGGTCTGCCGCGTGGCATTCTGATCGTGGCCGTGCAACACGGAGACGATATTTTCATTCCCGGTGGCGACCACCGCATCGAGCCAGGTGATCACGTGATTGTCGCGGCCGAGACCGATATGGCTTCGAGTCTCGACAGAGTCGTCGTGGCATGA